A single genomic interval of Leptospira dzoumogneensis harbors:
- the lpxK gene encoding tetraacyldisaccharide 4'-kinase has product MISFGKILFFPVLFLLSLVYKILFFLDRRLKTKRTLPSAVTISVGNFSVGGTGKTPFTLHLAKLLHSNFPNIPIVILSRGYGSSGKGIRRVTENSPPLEIGDEPLLLKKNLSFAEVYVGSNRYESYLKFRSENKIPDNQKVFVLLDDGFQHHALNRDLDLVLLDCTKLSKMEFVLPLGLLRESYTSVSRANFLVASKFSEEYEGLLSKWIKKYRPSQTLRFRFSPQKLIPLSSAGSEISVKDLSGKSVFCFAGLGNPGSFYSSLKDQNPSQLKTRSYPDHYSYTKEDLTQISEKSSGQDYIICTEKDGVKISSLIGTDKNFYKWFYLRLETALENESELIRSVRSFL; this is encoded by the coding sequence ATGATCTCTTTTGGAAAGATCCTATTTTTTCCGGTTCTATTTCTACTTAGCCTGGTCTATAAGATCTTATTTTTTTTAGACAGAAGACTAAAAACAAAAAGAACACTTCCTTCAGCAGTTACGATCAGTGTCGGGAATTTCAGTGTAGGCGGAACAGGCAAAACTCCTTTCACTCTACATTTAGCTAAATTACTTCATTCTAATTTTCCAAATATTCCAATCGTGATCTTAAGCAGAGGATACGGTTCTTCCGGAAAAGGGATCAGAAGAGTTACCGAAAATTCCCCTCCTTTGGAGATCGGAGACGAACCTCTTCTTTTAAAAAAGAATCTTTCATTTGCAGAAGTATATGTAGGAAGCAATAGATACGAATCTTATCTAAAATTCAGATCGGAGAACAAAATACCGGATAATCAAAAGGTATTTGTATTACTGGATGATGGATTCCAGCACCATGCTTTAAACAGGGATTTGGATCTAGTTTTATTGGATTGTACTAAACTTTCTAAAATGGAATTTGTGCTTCCTTTAGGTTTATTAAGAGAATCTTATACTTCTGTTTCCAGAGCAAATTTTCTGGTCGCTTCCAAGTTTTCGGAAGAATATGAAGGTTTACTATCTAAATGGATCAAAAAATACAGACCTTCCCAAACCTTAAGATTTAGATTCTCTCCCCAGAAACTAATCCCACTTTCTTCGGCAGGATCCGAAATTTCCGTCAAAGATCTTTCAGGAAAATCTGTGTTCTGCTTTGCAGGCTTGGGAAATCCGGGCTCGTTTTATTCTTCTTTAAAAGATCAAAATCCATCCCAGCTAAAAACCAGATCCTATCCGGATCATTATTCTTATACAAAAGAAGATCTAACTCAGATCTCTGAAAAATCTTCCGGCCAAGATTACATTATCTGTACGGAAAAAGACGGGGTAAAGATCTCTTCTCTTATTGGAACGGATAAGAATTTTTATAAATGGTTTTATCTCAGATTAGAAACCGCTCTGGAAAACGAATCCGAGCTAATAAGATCCGTCCGCAGTTTCCTCTAA
- a CDS encoding ABC transporter ATP-binding protein → MNVYRRLLGYSFKYKYRLITGVVLSFFVSILNGASLTSVIPIFNAIGKGGKADFQISLTKKEFTALKEREEGKELEAIQKIEALTADIKIKTNFYLTTLPKDQLVLLFCLFIFPIYLAKLLFLTGAVYCINSGGYLAVRDLRLELYSKAQELPLNHFVQEKTGIFMSRIVNDVEVLAKLISSDLKDAVVDFFYIITHLLILLFLSWEMFIAVLVVVPLIMGPVTSFADRIRKATRNQQERLSALNGHLQEVISGIRVIRAFSMEKTEAGRFWEINNDLSDKTFKGHFYHQIGPSLVELSSSIVAVIFLAFGAYLIELQKLTLGHFMIFFLTLVFLTRPFKQMGMLSNSIQSAVAAGTRVFEMLDSETDVKNPPNPIYPKKLSKELKFDSVGYTYPGAKSSALSDLNLSIQKGSTIALVGSSGAGKSTLVDLVPRLIDPSEGSITWDGTDLRNLDLASLRKKISIVNQQVFLFNGSIRENICYGTENVTEEKMREVSELAFATDFILSFEDGFDTVVGERGVMLSGGQRQRISIARALLNDPEILILDEATSALDTESERVVQQALESLYKNRTVIIIAHRLSTVQIADTIFTMEGGKVVESGSHSELIRLDGKYKKLYEMQFAESPV, encoded by the coding sequence ATGAACGTCTATAGACGCCTCTTGGGGTATTCCTTCAAGTATAAATACAGATTAATCACCGGGGTCGTACTATCCTTTTTTGTATCCATACTCAATGGAGCCTCTCTCACTAGCGTTATTCCGATTTTCAACGCGATCGGAAAGGGCGGAAAAGCCGACTTTCAAATCTCACTCACCAAAAAAGAATTTACTGCGTTAAAAGAAAGGGAAGAAGGAAAAGAATTAGAAGCTATTCAAAAGATCGAAGCACTAACCGCAGATATAAAGATCAAGACCAACTTTTATTTAACCACTCTTCCTAAAGATCAGCTCGTTCTACTTTTTTGTTTATTCATATTTCCGATCTATCTAGCAAAACTTTTATTCTTAACGGGTGCAGTGTATTGTATCAACTCGGGCGGTTATCTAGCGGTCCGAGATCTTCGATTAGAACTTTATTCTAAGGCACAAGAACTTCCTCTCAATCATTTTGTTCAAGAGAAGACAGGGATCTTTATGAGCCGAATCGTTAACGATGTGGAAGTTTTGGCAAAATTGATCAGCTCCGATCTGAAAGATGCAGTGGTGGATTTTTTCTATATCATCACACATTTGCTCATTCTTCTTTTCTTAAGCTGGGAAATGTTCATTGCGGTTTTAGTCGTGGTCCCGTTGATCATGGGACCTGTAACTTCTTTTGCGGATCGAATCCGAAAAGCAACACGCAATCAACAGGAAAGATTATCCGCACTAAACGGACATTTGCAGGAAGTCATCTCTGGTATCAGAGTCATCCGCGCATTCTCCATGGAAAAGACGGAAGCGGGGAGATTTTGGGAAATCAATAACGATCTTTCTGATAAAACATTTAAAGGACATTTCTATCATCAGATCGGCCCTTCTTTGGTGGAACTTTCCAGCTCGATAGTTGCCGTAATATTTTTGGCTTTCGGAGCTTATTTGATCGAACTCCAAAAATTGACCTTAGGTCATTTTATGATCTTCTTCTTAACTTTGGTATTTTTAACCAGACCATTCAAACAAATGGGAATGTTATCCAACTCCATCCAGAGTGCGGTGGCAGCAGGAACCAGAGTTTTTGAAATGTTGGATAGTGAGACGGATGTAAAAAATCCTCCGAACCCGATCTACCCTAAAAAACTTTCTAAAGAATTAAAATTCGATTCGGTAGGATATACTTATCCGGGAGCAAAAAGCTCCGCTCTCTCCGATCTAAATCTCTCCATACAAAAAGGATCCACAATTGCGTTAGTCGGATCTTCCGGTGCGGGAAAGTCCACATTAGTGGACCTAGTACCAAGATTGATCGATCCGAGTGAAGGTTCCATTACTTGGGACGGGACCGATCTCAGAAATTTAGATCTGGCCTCTTTGCGAAAAAAGATCTCCATCGTAAACCAGCAAGTATTCTTATTTAACGGGAGTATCCGAGAGAATATCTGCTACGGAACAGAGAACGTTACGGAAGAAAAAATGAGGGAAGTTTCGGAACTCGCATTCGCCACCGATTTCATTCTATCTTTCGAAGACGGTTTCGATACTGTAGTGGGAGAAAGAGGAGTAATGCTGTCAGGTGGACAAAGACAAAGGATCTCCATCGCAAGAGCATTATTGAATGATCCTGAAATATTGATCTTGGACGAGGCCACTTCCGCATTGGATACTGAATCGGAAAGAGTTGTCCAACAAGCGCTTGAGTCCTTATATAAAAACAGAACCGTCATCATAATCGCTCACAGACTCTCCACGGTTCAGATCGCAGATACTATTTTCACAATGGAAGGCGGAAAGGTGGTAGAATCGGGATCTCACTCGGAGTTGATCCGCCTCGACGGAAAGTATAAAAAATTATACGAGATGCAATTCGCAGAATCTCCGGTTTAA
- a CDS encoding ABC transporter substrate-binding protein gives MFYPRFLDSVSSRFQVGPKPTLTFSLAFLLLSLLFYDCGKAERSPEKLVFSLPSDPISLDPIRSTDLSSRIVLKYIYPRLFEINGEGTILPSLVRSYKLAEGPSSKIRRLILELRTDPKSNVNAPTVLGSLERLRNTPGPRRSTYSFLKGGKVLSGSSLEIYFEGGLRETLEKLSLPQAWIYCGPPESVCGDFKLAEWKRNNHLRLVANHRSELGSEILFRVLPQASTGLYLYFKDELDLMKLPVFLLKNSLVKEDHISIRKGGGVQYIAINSKDACFDKNFRKALNYSVDKRTIIRVLLEGKGEVSVGPFPKSISDTWTSSEEIYPYDLSKAKELLSRSVCYPKILERELEFRMRGDEENQANGAAVVQNLKELGLRIKILPMEKAALYKENGEGKGDLTLLFWYADLPGPFAFLDPLFAGDRFGNGGNRAFYSNPKMEKIFQEIRSTDKTDISPQIKEAFSLLSEDAPWIFLWSPYELYLVGDRLSKNPNRRSDLP, from the coding sequence ATGTTTTATCCTAGATTTCTAGACTCGGTCTCTTCCCGGTTTCAGGTCGGACCGAAACCGACTCTTACCTTTTCCCTGGCTTTCCTTCTTTTGTCCCTTCTTTTTTATGATTGTGGAAAAGCGGAAAGAAGTCCCGAAAAACTGGTATTTTCACTGCCTTCTGATCCGATCTCTTTGGACCCGATCCGATCCACTGACTTATCTTCCAGAATTGTTCTAAAATATATCTACCCTAGACTTTTTGAAATAAATGGAGAAGGTACAATCCTTCCTTCTTTAGTAAGATCATATAAATTGGCAGAAGGTCCGTCATCCAAGATCAGAAGATTGATCTTGGAACTTCGCACTGATCCAAAATCAAATGTAAACGCTCCAACAGTTTTAGGATCTTTAGAAAGATTAAGAAATACTCCTGGGCCAAGAAGAAGCACATATTCTTTTTTAAAAGGTGGAAAGGTTCTCTCCGGTTCCAGTTTGGAAATTTATTTCGAAGGCGGCCTCAGAGAAACTTTAGAAAAACTTTCTCTGCCCCAAGCTTGGATCTATTGCGGTCCGCCTGAATCGGTTTGTGGTGATTTTAAATTAGCGGAATGGAAGAGGAATAATCATCTTAGATTAGTTGCAAATCATCGGAGCGAATTGGGTTCCGAGATTCTATTTAGAGTTCTTCCGCAAGCAAGTACAGGATTGTATTTATATTTCAAAGACGAATTGGATCTGATGAAATTGCCCGTATTCCTTCTCAAAAACTCATTAGTAAAAGAAGATCATATTTCCATTCGAAAAGGAGGCGGGGTACAATACATAGCGATCAACTCTAAGGACGCCTGCTTCGATAAGAACTTTAGAAAAGCGTTAAATTATTCGGTAGATAAACGAACAATCATCCGGGTCTTATTGGAAGGTAAGGGAGAAGTTTCCGTAGGCCCTTTTCCAAAATCCATTTCGGATACCTGGACTTCTTCCGAAGAGATTTATCCTTATGATCTTTCAAAGGCGAAAGAATTACTCTCTCGTTCTGTTTGTTATCCTAAAATTTTAGAAAGAGAATTGGAATTTAGGATGAGAGGAGACGAGGAGAACCAAGCAAATGGTGCTGCCGTAGTCCAAAACTTAAAAGAGCTTGGATTAAGGATTAAGATTCTCCCGATGGAAAAAGCAGCATTATATAAAGAGAATGGAGAGGGTAAGGGAGATCTAACATTACTATTTTGGTATGCAGATCTTCCCGGGCCGTTTGCATTTTTAGATCCGTTGTTTGCGGGAGATAGATTTGGGAATGGAGGGAATAGAGCCTTCTACTCTAACCCCAAAATGGAAAAAATTTTCCAAGAGATCAGATCTACCGACAAAACGGATATAAGCCCTCAGATCAAAGAAGCATTTTCACTTTTATCCGAAGATGCTCCTTGGATCTTTTTGTGGTCCCCTTACGAGTTATATTTAGTAGGGGACCGTTTATCTAAAAATCCTAATCGTCGCTCGGATCTTCCTTAG
- a CDS encoding transglycosylase domain-containing protein, whose product MNIKDRILGILAALLQYSRTNWRSILKFSVISGIVILSFLIGGSYVVWLTKQEEVARNLETFQREVSDAYDPNEIKPIRILDKNGKLIGEFSRRKFRPIRTDNLANHGNIIWALLSSEDRDFYEHNGVNFTALLRAIIVNLTTFQKQGGSTLTQQLAKLTLDLGARNVFNKLTEFYCTFYLESKFDKNTILAMYLNRIFLGEGNTGVEEASRYYFNKPAYELTPAEAALLVGTIPAPSNYNAVRNPKIALKRQKMVMTVMGKNQNLHPNPKSIERDFEKKVDANIRKFRSFYVVEETKEEEDKVVITSEIGKYGFDKDFTINLASDFNFGVRQFVIENFSEIDLESRGMNVYTTLDYDKQEAAERSLREGIEAVRKKLSEEKANYIKAGKTDEAAKQNKIIENMNGSLISINPANGYVEAMVGSYKISNIFRLNRAVSAVRQPGSVIKGLVYLMAFEKRIATPTSIVVDEPIKIRGYAPKNWYKGHRGAMQTRTAFAQSVNTIAVKFMDEIGVGDFIHTLGKILDLDSSELSRRFQHNLTLALGSGELSPKELATVYATIANNGKKVKPVEILRITDFEGSELYVNLLPDPKEAEQILDPVACAMTLNLLEAVVSEEGTLKIALKEGEKFPLGGKTGTVQSPKEAQKRWGSRKGVRDVWFAGVNPNLVTAVWVGNDLGAPFPGSGSGTSGSIWFRYVSYVARTLGFGDSLITPFNGDYVKVDICAETGGLLSNEAECKHPLYGQYYYVGDQPGGGATTPTVTQTEGASSTNGSEEALSGEDAVELELPEAKEDPSDD is encoded by the coding sequence ATGAACATCAAAGATCGTATCCTTGGAATTTTAGCCGCACTCCTCCAATATTCTAGAACAAACTGGAGATCCATCCTCAAATTCTCGGTCATTTCCGGGATCGTAATCCTTTCCTTTTTGATCGGAGGATCTTACGTTGTGTGGCTCACCAAACAAGAAGAAGTCGCCCGCAATTTAGAGACTTTCCAGAGGGAAGTTTCGGATGCATACGATCCGAACGAGATCAAACCGATCCGTATCTTGGACAAAAACGGAAAATTGATCGGAGAATTTTCCCGTAGGAAATTCAGACCGATCCGTACCGATAATTTAGCAAATCATGGAAATATAATATGGGCCTTGCTCAGCTCCGAAGATAGGGACTTTTACGAACATAATGGTGTAAATTTTACGGCATTACTCAGGGCGATCATAGTCAATCTAACCACTTTCCAAAAACAGGGCGGTTCCACTCTCACCCAACAGTTGGCTAAACTTACTTTGGATCTTGGCGCTCGGAACGTATTCAATAAACTCACCGAATTTTACTGCACATTCTATCTGGAGAGTAAATTCGATAAAAATACGATCTTGGCGATGTATCTGAATCGTATCTTCTTGGGAGAAGGGAATACGGGAGTCGAAGAAGCTTCCCGTTATTACTTTAATAAACCTGCATATGAATTAACTCCTGCAGAAGCGGCTTTGCTTGTAGGAACAATTCCGGCTCCTTCTAACTATAATGCGGTCCGAAATCCTAAGATAGCTCTCAAAAGGCAGAAGATGGTCATGACCGTAATGGGGAAAAACCAAAACCTTCATCCGAATCCTAAATCGATCGAAAGGGATTTTGAGAAGAAGGTGGATGCGAATATCCGTAAATTCAGGTCCTTCTACGTGGTGGAAGAAACCAAGGAAGAAGAGGATAAGGTTGTAATCACTTCCGAAATAGGAAAGTACGGATTTGATAAGGATTTTACGATCAATCTAGCTTCCGATTTTAATTTCGGGGTCCGCCAATTCGTGATCGAGAACTTCTCGGAGATAGATCTGGAAAGCCGCGGTATGAATGTGTATACCACATTAGATTATGATAAACAAGAAGCGGCAGAACGTTCTCTCAGAGAAGGAATTGAGGCGGTTCGCAAAAAACTTTCGGAAGAAAAAGCGAATTATATAAAAGCGGGTAAAACGGACGAGGCTGCCAAACAAAACAAGATCATTGAAAATATGAACGGAAGTTTGATCTCCATCAATCCTGCGAATGGATATGTGGAGGCAATGGTCGGTAGTTACAAAATTTCTAATATATTCAGATTAAATCGTGCTGTTTCCGCGGTTAGACAACCGGGCTCAGTGATCAAAGGGCTTGTTTATCTGATGGCATTCGAAAAAAGGATCGCCACTCCTACTTCTATCGTTGTGGACGAGCCGATCAAGATCAGAGGTTATGCTCCTAAAAACTGGTATAAAGGGCATAGAGGTGCAATGCAAACCAGAACCGCATTCGCTCAGTCGGTGAATACGATCGCCGTCAAGTTCATGGACGAGATAGGTGTAGGTGATTTTATCCATACTCTCGGAAAAATTCTAGACCTGGACAGTTCTGAGTTGAGCAGAAGATTCCAACATAATCTTACATTGGCCCTCGGTTCCGGAGAACTTTCTCCTAAGGAACTTGCAACGGTATACGCAACAATTGCGAATAACGGTAAAAAGGTGAAGCCTGTTGAGATCTTAAGGATCACCGATTTCGAAGGATCTGAACTTTATGTAAACCTTCTGCCTGATCCGAAAGAAGCGGAACAAATTTTAGATCCTGTCGCCTGCGCAATGACCTTAAACTTATTAGAAGCGGTCGTCTCTGAAGAAGGCACACTCAAGATCGCATTAAAAGAAGGAGAAAAATTCCCGCTCGGCGGAAAAACAGGAACGGTTCAATCTCCTAAAGAAGCCCAAAAACGCTGGGGCTCCAGAAAAGGTGTAAGAGATGTTTGGTTCGCAGGTGTGAATCCGAATTTGGTTACCGCAGTTTGGGTAGGCAACGATTTAGGCGCTCCATTCCCCGGTTCCGGCTCAGGTACAAGCGGTTCTATTTGGTTTAGATATGTTTCTTATGTAGCAAGAACATTAGGTTTTGGTGATAGTCTTATCACTCCATTTAATGGAGATTATGTGAAAGTCGATATCTGCGCGGAGACAGGCGGACTATTATCTAACGAGGCAGAATGTAAACATCCTCTCTATGGACAGTATTATTACGTGGGAGACCAGCCTGGAGGCGGAGCAACTACTCCTACGGTTACCCAAACGGAAGGAGCCTCTTCCACAAACGGTTCCGAAGAAGCTCTTTCCGGAGAAGACGCGGTAGAATTAGAACTTCCCGAAGCTAAGGAAGATCCGAGCGACGATTAG